In the Miscanthus floridulus cultivar M001 unplaced genomic scaffold, ASM1932011v1 os_2694_1, whole genome shotgun sequence genome, TTCCCCTATTTAAACTGAAATGTTATTTAAAAATACCGCTTAACTTACCCATTGTACTCTCTCTAtccagaaaagaatgcaatttATGGTAAACGTGCCAGTCAACGAGCCCAATtttaaccaagtttatagtaaatagtattagcattttatatctcaaaataaatttattataaaaatatattttataactaatctaatgatatttattttgtctCATGAAGGTCAGTACATTTTcgtataattttagtcaaagttgAAACTGTTTGACTTCTTGAAATGTAGGAATTGCATTCTTTGGTGGACGGAGGGAGCAGATCAGTAGTGATGAAAGTCTTTACTTTAGTgtgtttcaatttttttttctaaattcagTTCCTCTTTGAAAAAAGTTCAGACACCTAGCACTTGGAAAACAAGGGAACACAGAGTGGTAGTAGTGGTAGCTGTGATGAGAGGCAATAGCCAATAGGCATGTGCATGCACCGCACAACCAAAAGGCCtagtcgccattgccgccgccggcaCTGCAATGGTGGGAAGAGAAAAGCTTTTGAAGCCATCCAGTCCACCAGCAAAGTCTCGCGCCACTCGTCCACTATTGCAGTGCCCGGCCCGAccagaccaccaccaccacctcctcctcctcctccatcatgACCTTCGCCAGTGCGCCACCACCTTTCTCCTCTCCATTTTACCACCCGCGCCCTCCACCTCTCCTccatgccaccaccaccgccacctccgcgCCTCCGCCAGCATGGCCGCCACCACGGACACCTCCTCCTGGCCGCCGCCGTTAGTGCTCCCTCTCCACGGCAACCTCCTGCTCCTGCTGCCTCTCCTGGCCATCACCACCGCCGCGTCCTCAGCTCCACTGCCCCTCCTCGCGCTGCTCTCCCTCAAGTCCTCCCTACACGACCCGTCCAGCGCGCTCCGCCCCTGGACGTACGCGTCCGCGGGCGCGACGCGTTCTCTGGCGCCGCCGTGGTGCGCGTGGACGGGCGTGTCCTGCGACCCGGCCACGGGGGACATCGCCGGGCTCGACCTCTCCCGGCGCAACCTCTCCGGCACATTCTCCGCCACCGCGGCCAGGCTGCTGGCGCCTACGCTGACGTCGCTCAACCTCAGCGCGAACGCGTTCGCGGGGGAGTTCCCGGCCGCGGCGGTGTTCCAGCTCCGGCGGCTGGAGTCGCTCGACGTCAGCCACAACTTCTTCAACGGCACGTTCCCCGACGGCGTCGCGGCGCTCGGCGGCTCGCTCGCCGTGCTCGATGCCTACAGCAACTGCTTCGTCGGCCCGCTGCCGCGCGGCCTCGGCGAGCTGCGTCGGCTCCAGCGGCTCAACCTCGGCGGCAGCTTCTTCAACGGGAGCGTCCCGCCTGAGATCGGGCAGCTCCGCTCGCTGCGGTTCCTGCACCTCGCCGGGAACGCGCTAACCGGGCGGCTCCCGGCGGAGCTCGGCGCCCTCGCGTCGCTCGAGCAGCTCGAGATCGGGTACAATGCCTACGACGGCGGCGTTCCCGCGGAGCTCGGCAACCTGACGCGGCTCCAGTACCTCGACATCGCCGTCGCCAACCTGTCCGGTCCGCTGCCGCCGGAGCTCGGCGATCTCGCGCGGCTCGAGAAGCTGTTCCTGTTCAAGAACCTGCTCGCCGGTGCCATACCGCCGCGGTGGTCCCGCCTCCGAGCGCTGCAGGCTCTCGATCTGTCCGACAACCTGCTCGCCAGCGCCATCCCGGCGGGGCTCGGTGAACTCGCCAACCTCACGATGCTGAACCTCATGAGCAACTTCCTTTCCGGCACGATCCCGGCGGCGATCGGCGCGCTGCCGAGccttgaggtgctgcagctctggAACAACTCGCTCACCGGACGGCTGCCGGAGTCGCTGGGCGCGAGCGGGCAGCTCGTCCGGGTGGACGTGTCGACCAACTCCCTGTCCGGCCCGATTCCTCCCGGGATGTGCACCGGCAACCGTCTCGCCCGCCTCATCCTCTTCGACAACCGCTTCGACTCGGCCATCCCGGCGAGCCTCGCCACCTGCTCGTCGCTCTGGCGAGTCCGGCTGGAATCCAACCGCCTGTCCGGCGAGATCCCGGTCGGGTTCGGCGCGATCCGCAATCTGACATACCTGGACCTGAGCTCCAACTCGCTCACCGGCGGCATTCCTTCTGATCTCGTGGCTTCTCCGAGCCTCGAGTACATCAACATCTCCGGCAACCCCATCGGCGGCGCGCTCCCGAACGTGTCGTGGCAGGCGCCGAACCTGCAGGTGTTCGCGGCGAGCAAGTGCGCCCTGGGCGGCGAGGTCCCGGCGTTTGGTACCACGGGGTGTTCGAACCTGTACCGATTGGAGTTGGCAGGGAATGACCTCACCGGTGCAATCCCCAGTGACATCAGCACCTGCAAGCGGCTGGTGATCTTGAGGCTGCAGCACAATCAGCTCACCGGCGAGATCCCGGCAGAGCTCGCCGCCTTGCCGTCCATCACCGAGATCGACCTGTCCTGGAACGAGCTCACCGGCGTCGTCCCGCCGGGCTTCACCAACTGCACCACGCTGGAGACCTTCGACGTGTCCTTCAACCATTTGGTGACCGCTGGCTCGCCGTCGGCGTCGTCACCAGGCGCCGGCGCGGTGACCTCCGCTCGGCGCACCGCGGCGATGTGGGTTTCCGCTGTGGCGGTGGCCTTTGCGGGGATGGCGATGCTCGCCGTCACCGCTCGCTGGCTGCAGTGGCGCGAGGACGGCACCGACACACCGGGCCGCGGTAGCGGGGGCGGCGCACGCGCACGACCCAACGTGGTCGTCGGGCCGTGGGGGATGACCGCGTTCCAGAGGCTCGACTTCACCGCCGACGACGTGGCGCGGTGCGTCGAGGGGAGCGACGGCATCATCGGCGCCGGGTCGTCCGGGACGGTGTACCGCGCAAAGATGCCCAACGGCGAGGTCATCGCGGTGAAGAAGTTGTGGCGCCAACCGTCGGCGCAGAAGGAGGGAGGCGCTCCGGCGGCGGAGCCACCGAAGCGGCGGAAGGAGACAGCTGACGCGAACGGCAACGGCGGCAACAGGAGCATGCTCGCCGAGGTGGAGGTGCTGGGGCACCTCCGGCACCGCAACATCGTCCGGCTGCTGGGGTGGTGCACCGACGGCGAGGCGACGCTGCTGCTCTACGAGTACATGCCCAACGGCAGCCTGGACGACCTCCTGCACGGCGCCGCGGGCAGGGCGGGGCTGGACTGGGACGCGCGGCACCGGATCGCCGTGGGCGTGGCGCAGGGCGTGAGTTACCTGCACCACGACTGCGTGCCGGCGGTCGCGCACCGCGACCTCAAGCCCAGCAACATCCTGCTCGACGCCGACATGGAGGCGCGCGTGGCCGACTTCGGCGTTGCCAAGGCGCTCCACGGCGCCGCGCCCATGTCCGTCATCGCCGGCTCCTACGGCTATATCGCACCAGGTATGCCTCGTTCGTCGGTCGTCGCGACATGGACATTTGTCACGTACCTACGATTGGCTAATGATGGTCCGTGTGAATATATAATCGATGCAGAGTACACGTACACTCTGGAAGTAGACGAGAAgagcgacgtgtacagcttcggcgtgGTGCTCCTGGAGATCCTGACCGGCCGGAGGTCCGTGGAGGCGGAGTACGGCGAGGGGAGCAACATCGTGGACTGGGTGAGGCGCAAGGTCGCGGCCGCCACCGCCGGCGACGTGATGGACGCGGCGGCGTGGGCGGCGGACCAGCAGGCCGGCGGCAAGGCGGCGCGGGACGAGATGGCGCTGGCGCTGCGGGTGGCGCTGCTCTGCACCAGCCGGTGCCCGCAGGAGCGCCCGCCGATGAGGGACGTCGTGTCCATGTTGCAGGAGGCCAGGCGCGGCCGGAAGCTCCTGCCCAAGAAGCAGCAAGCGCAACCAAAGATTAATTAGCAACGACCGCGTGTTACGTGTAGGTGTATTGTATTACTACTCACTAAACCGTGTACTTTGCCATGCAGTCAGCACTCGTGTCATGTATAATGTCTTAGATCACTGTATGAGTAAACTCCCCAGACTTTCGGATGATGTCATATTTCAAAGCCAGACcaagttgaaaatattttaatttGAGAATGGCTATAGGGCAGTC is a window encoding:
- the LOC136535319 gene encoding leucine-rich repeat receptor-like protein kinase TDR, with amino-acid sequence MAATTDTSSWPPPLVLPLHGNLLLLLPLLAITTAASSAPLPLLALLSLKSSLHDPSSALRPWTYASAGATRSLAPPWCAWTGVSCDPATGDIAGLDLSRRNLSGTFSATAARLLAPTLTSLNLSANAFAGEFPAAAVFQLRRLESLDVSHNFFNGTFPDGVAALGGSLAVLDAYSNCFVGPLPRGLGELRRLQRLNLGGSFFNGSVPPEIGQLRSLRFLHLAGNALTGRLPAELGALASLEQLEIGYNAYDGGVPAELGNLTRLQYLDIAVANLSGPLPPELGDLARLEKLFLFKNLLAGAIPPRWSRLRALQALDLSDNLLASAIPAGLGELANLTMLNLMSNFLSGTIPAAIGALPSLEVLQLWNNSLTGRLPESLGASGQLVRVDVSTNSLSGPIPPGMCTGNRLARLILFDNRFDSAIPASLATCSSLWRVRLESNRLSGEIPVGFGAIRNLTYLDLSSNSLTGGIPSDLVASPSLEYINISGNPIGGALPNVSWQAPNLQVFAASKCALGGEVPAFGTTGCSNLYRLELAGNDLTGAIPSDISTCKRLVILRLQHNQLTGEIPAELAALPSITEIDLSWNELTGVVPPGFTNCTTLETFDVSFNHLVTAGSPSASSPGAGAVTSARRTAAMWVSAVAVAFAGMAMLAVTARWLQWREDGTDTPGRGSGGGARARPNVVVGPWGMTAFQRLDFTADDVARCVEGSDGIIGAGSSGTVYRAKMPNGEVIAVKKLWRQPSAQKEGGAPAAEPPKRRKETADANGNGGNRSMLAEVEVLGHLRHRNIVRLLGWCTDGEATLLLYEYMPNGSLDDLLHGAAGRAGLDWDARHRIAVGVAQGVSYLHHDCVPAVAHRDLKPSNILLDADMEARVADFGVAKALHGAAPMSVIAGSYGYIAPEYTYTLEVDEKSDVYSFGVVLLEILTGRRSVEAEYGEGSNIVDWVRRKVAAATAGDVMDAAAWAADQQAGGKAARDEMALALRVALLCTSRCPQERPPMRDVVSMLQEARRGRKLLPKKQQAQPKIN